AACGCTCTTCGTCAATATCCCGTCCAATGATCTATGTACAATACTTCTTCATGTCACTTTCGTATCTCATGATGACTCTAAACATGTCTACATTGATTACTTCATATCGGCAGGAGTCAAGGCTTGAACCATGCTCGTGCCTTCACTGAAGCGTGTCCTGAATATTCGGTTGGCATTTTGGAACATGCCATCCTTCAGACTGACGACAATGAACTGCGAACCCTTGAACCTTGTCTTGATGAGACGGCCAATATTTTGCGTATGGGAAAGATCCAAAGCAGCGTCAACTTCGTCGAGAATATACATCGGCGCAGGCTTGAATTGAAGAAGTGCCATAATGAGCGAGAGGGCAACAAGAGATCTGTAATCCGGTCAGTTTCTATGTATTTGTCCAAGAATTTTCTGGTCTTCCATGCGTTGAATTCCATACCTCTGGCCACCGCTCAACTCTGTTAAGCTCTGCTTCCACACCTTACCCAGGCACACTTTGACTTCAAGACCGTCGCTAATAGTCTTGCCCTCAGGGGGGTCGAGTTTGGCGAAACTGCCCCCAGGAAGCAGCTCTGAGAAAATTTGGCCAAAGTCGCCATTCACCTTCTCCCAAGTCTCATGTAAGGCCTTCTTCTTATAATCGTCTAGGCTGACGATGGTTTCTTCAATCTTCCGTTTATCGCGAATGACTGTCTTAATCATGTGCTTTAAAGTGacttccttcttctcgacaCTGTCAATCATATTCATAACCTTGGGGttgatcttcttcttcatgcccTGCGAACGTTCTGTAAGGTTTCGCAGTGTGGCTTTGCATTCACCAATATTTTGGTCCTGAAAATGATAAGGCGTGCCGCTCCGGCCAAACTTGTCTTTTTCGTCTTGGATCCATTCGTACTCTGATTCCAGATGAGCAACGTTATCTGCGGCAGCTTGCCGCTCTTTATGGAATCGTTCGATTTGATGGCCAAGCTTTTGCATTTCTAGACCTTCCTCAGTAATACGAGCGTTTTTCGATCGCATGGCTTCCTCTGACAAACGAAGTTCGTCGTCAAACAAATTTAGCTTGGCTCTCTCATCATCTAGTTGAGCTTGGACAGTGTCGTGTGTTTCTTTCAATGCAGCCCGCTGTCTTGAAAGATTTTCAACATCCTGTTGCGCTGCTTTGATCCCAACCTCGGCTTCCTGAAGTTGCTCTCGGGCGGCGGACAGATCCGCTCCCACTTGTTCCAGATCAAGTTGAGCACTTTGATGCACCTTTTGCAGGCTTTTGACTGCTGCAGAGTTCTTCTCAAGATTAGCCCGCAGCTTATCCAAAGATTTTTGGAGTTCAATAAGCTTTGCATCCTTGTTTGTGTCGAAGTCTTTCATGTCTTTCTCAATTCTCTTGATATCCGCATTGGCTTCGGCCTGACGAGACTTAGCCTCAGTAATGCTGTTTTGAATCTCAGGGATACTGGTCTTCATGTTCTCAACTTCCTGAATAattgaagatgaagagtTGCCGCTAATCTGGTCTCCTGCGAGTTTGACCTCGTGGTTCTTTAGATCGAGTTCTTGCTTGATACGACGAGCCTGATCCAACTTTGATTTTTCTTTGCTAATCTTGTTTTGTAATTCTTTTAACGCCTGCTCGGTTTCCTTGAGCTGTCGAGTGATGTTGTTTAATTTCTGCAGCGTCACCAAGACACCGCTAGAATTAGGCGAACTACCTCCTGATAGTGTACCGGAAGGATCATAAGCATCACCCTCTAGAGTGATACTTCGCATCCTGACACTGGGGTCGAAAGTAACACGCTTGGCAGTCTCTGCATCGGCACAAACCAGAGTATTTCCGAACACATACTCCATTGCTGCAGACACTTCTTCGTCATATCCCACTAGAGAAAGCGCAAGATCAACCTTCCCAGGAGCGATGTTTTGTGCAGTCGCAATAGTTTCGGCCGACGCTTTAAAAGCGGTAATCTTGTTCAGGGGAATTATGGTGACTCTCTTTCGTAATTTCCCTTTTTGAAGCAGCTGAGTACCCGTGACCTCTGAATCCACGACTACATTGTAAAGTCGGCCACCTGCGCAGATTTCAAGCGCTGTGCCGGCCCTAGTATGTTCCTTGTCAAGAGTAAAAAGTTGCGCGACCAAGCCTTTCACCTTAGATCGGTCAAAACCCGGAACGGGATCAGCGTAGTTGAAGTCGatgttggcaacttggcgcTTGAGTTTGTCTGAGTCCTGGCGAAGGCCCCGGATAGTCTGTTGCAAGTGTGACTCTTGCTTGTacatttcctcttcttgACCAGGTTCAAAACCCAACTTCCCAAGCTCTTTTTCAAGTTGGTTCACTTGGCCCTTTAGTCCGTCGAGGTCGCGAAGAAGGCCGGCGTTCTGTTCTTTTGCCTTTTCAGCGCGTGGCTCTTCCTCCTTCAGTCGGCTTTCCAGATGTGCAATTTTGATTTTGGCCTGTTCTTGTTCGGTCgcggctgctgtggctcGATTCCTTGCGTCCTGTAGCTGGCCTTGATAGCCACTCTCTTGCCCATCCTTGGAAGCGACGCCTGTTTGAAGTGTTTGCAAAAGCTCTTCTTTGCTTTCAACTTCTTGAGTTTGCTTGGCAAGATCGTCTCTTGCCTTATCGTATGATGTCTTGGCATCGTCAAAGGCAGCCGTCTTGTCTTTCAAAGCTGTTTCCATCTCTAAGACAGTCTTCTCGACCATTtgctttttctccttttcctccGCTAAACTGGTATTTTTTAAGTCCATGACCGTGGCAAGTCGTACCAACTCATTTGCATGCTTTTTGACGGTTTCCTCCAGGGCCCCGgctttcccccccttctttACTTCTTTTTCCCGTTGAGCTCGGACCTTCTTCACGTCCTCCTCCAAGTGTGATATTTCACTCCTTAGACGAGTCGCGGATTCTTCCAACATCCTGTGACgttttttcttgtcctccaAATCTGCTGCAGATTGCTTTAACTTCTCCTGGCATTTGATATAATCGTAGGCAACAACGACTCTTGTTAGGCGCTCAAGGTCATTTTGTGTTTGCTGAAAATCGAGAAACGCTCGCTTCTCTGTTCGAAGTTTTTCTAGCTTTGGTTCGATTTCGTCTTTTAATAGCTCTCTCAGCTCTTGAAGTTTTAGCTCCTTTTTGCCCATAGTTTTGAGTGCTTTGTCTCGACGGTCCTCGAACATTCTGGTTCCAGCAGCTTCCTCTATCATAGCAAGGATCTCAACCGCTTTCATATTCAAGACTTTGGTGATGCGCCCTTGCATAATGAGAAAATTAGGATTGTTGATATTGAGCTGTACTGACTGGAACAGATTTTGAACAGTCTGCTGTTGTGCTCGGTGCCCATTGATGAGGTATTTTGAAGTGCCGCCTAGCACAATCTGACGTGTCACGCTAATGCTGGCATATTCATCGAAACCGATCGgtgacttttttttatctCGGTTGTCAAATACAATTGTTACGCTGGCTTTCGTGACTCCAGCTTGTCCGCGCTTGTAGATGAGATCCTAGTCACACGTTAATATCATGATTCAAAATCTGAAGGTGTAGGCGGCTCATACCTGGAGATTTTGTGCTCTGACTGTAGACATGTTGGTGATGCCCAGGACGAAACAAATGGCATCTAAAATATTTGATTTACCACTGCCATTAAGGCCGGTAATCGAATTGAAACTCTCGTCCCTATCACTTACATTAGCGATGCTGTTAACGTATTCCCATGGCTTACTCTGGTGTTTACCATCCCGATATTACCGTTCGTACGGCGTACGACTTGAAACCCTATGCAAGAATATTAGTCGGCTGTGTTTGGTGGCCAAAAAACGAGCTGACCTACGTCAATAATTACTTCTATTACCCTCATATTTGCGCAGTTGCCTTCTGTGAAGGTAAATATGGATTGACTGCATGCGAGTCAAGTTGAGGCTGCTGTCGGCCACCAAACATCCCACCTTGGCGACGACGCGGTGAAAGTAAACAAAGCGTGTTTAGTATCTGATAAGCAGCCTATCACCACGTGACGAAATCCATTTTTCTTGACCGTttcagccgcagccgcagccctCATAATGCCCTCAGCTAGTGCCGGGCCGGACGCGACTGTGTGGAAGGAGGGCTGTCCATAAGGCGCTAACCCGATCCGGGATCAATCAAAACATTACGGCTTGGAATGGGCAATCCAGCGTCAGAGCTCTCCACCATCAACATCGACCTACCTTGGCCACCTGTAACTCAGACTCTCCCTTCAGCCTCATTAGTCGAAGTCGTTTTATATCACATACCGCCAGATGTCTTCATGATATCGATCGTTTCAACTATATCGAACGCCAACAACCTCTACGATACTCCTGCCTTGGTCGGCAACGCGAGATATCATGGCGGCAATGCGAGGACCGCGCTTGCAAGTTGGCTCTGCAGGATGGATTACCGAGGAACGAAATGCAGCTCTACAGATCACTCAATCGGAGGTTGATGAGTTCTCGTACTCCGCCCGAAATGAACTCGACTGGCTCAACGAGCACATGGCAAACATCTTTAATGAAAATGAAATGTATGCACTTTCTATCGATAACGGACGTTGGACATTTGATGGCTGATGGTCTCTCAGAAACTTTGCAGAAACATTTAAAACACCGGCAAAACTTCGCGGAAAGACGCCGAGAACAGCTAGAAAAGCAAACCCTCTAGAGACACGCGTAGTATGTTGAACCGCACTCAAACAACACACGAAAGCTAACAAGGCATAGCCTCTTTCTGAGGTCTTCTCTGCAACTCCAAACGGAGCCTCGAGTCCCATAAGTCGTCTGCAATCTCCCGGAGTACACGATGATGCAGCCAGAGGCTCCCCAAGTCCCCTCAGACCATCCCCGACTCGTGTCCCAGTTTTCTCACAGAAGTCAGCCATGCAAGGGACCCAGGACTCTGGCTACTTTGGAAGCCAAGATGTTGTCCCAGTGAATATTCATATGGACTCAGACTCTTATGATGGACAAGACTCGCTACAACAAGGCGCTGTGCAGACCACGACAATTCCACTGAAGAATAGCCCGGCAAATGCTTCCACTCAACCTTCGCCTGAGAAGACATTCCAAACTGCTAGAGAGGACCAGACAGCACGAGTTTCTGCAGATACATCAAAAAAGAGCATCCCTAAAGCACAACTCAATCTCCATCGCGAATCAGAATACGAAGATGATGTGTCACCTGAACGACAGTTGAGTTTGGAAGCAAAACAGGGTGCACATTACcctgatgatgatgcccgaTCAGCATCGGATGGCTCTAGTCCTATTCGGCCTATAGTTCGTAAGAGCAGTTTAAATTTTGCATCGTTGCCAGCCCGGGAGCCTCTCGCAGCTGGTAAGAGCAATGGCGCGCGGGCCTCCCGAACCAGCCATCTCGACCACATCAGGACTAGCTACTACAATCGAACGACAGGAGGGAAGAGTCTTGGAGGGAACTTAACGAAGCCGGACCGAGATGAGAACCAGGAAAATGAAATGGAGGTGGATGATGAACTCCCTTCGCATCCTATTACAAATCAGGACAACAAAACTTACACCCAACGGCTTCAAGACCAGATCAACATGCTTGGCCAATCTCAAGCGAAGAATGTCCAAACACAGCCCCAGAGCAAGGCCCCTGCCCTTAAAGCCGTTTCTCCGATTCCCTTGAACACGCTACAATCCACACCAGGGGCTTTCccagaagatgacgacgatgattgGATCGAGCCACCAGCAACTCTAGCAGCGGCAAATGAAGAACGGCCAAGCCTGCCAAAAAGCCATTCAGCAGACGTTATGGAGGGCATTCAGGGCAAAAAGACTATTGGCGAAACAGATTTTGTCATGTCAGATGACGACAATGCCGAGGTCGACAAGCAATTTGCCCGTCcgggcaaaggcaatggtGCCAAGCATACATATGGGCATGGGAAGTCTGCCTCCGTTCCAGTTGTACCGAACATGCGCCCCGCAATGGAGGATACTCACTATCTGAAGAAAGTTGTGTCTGTCTCCAATCCGAGTCTTCTGACTGTGGCCGAAGCTGGTTCTTTGGGCACATTCAAGTCACCTTCACGAGCACTGCGAGAGAGCCCTTTGAAGCAGGTTAAGAATAAGCTCTCGTCTATTCTCAAAAGTTCCAGAGGACTGCTCGCCAGTAGTGCAGCTATCAGCGCCGAAGGGAAATCGTTAATGTCTCCTACTTCAACCCGTCTCGGTCTTCATTCTTTTATGTCATCAGAATCCGTTGTCTCCCAGCAAGGAACTGGTTCCCAGGCATCCCAGAGTGCGCCAGCCAACCAAGATGCAAGCCCCACGCGGTTGACACGGCGTACGCGAGCGTCTGTTGAGaaggagaaagaagagaagagacgTGAAAAGGAAGCCAAAAGAATGGAGGAGCAAAATGAGAAACTTGAGAAGGCCAGGCAAAAGGAACGCGAGAAAGCCCGTGTGTTTAGCAAGGAACAGGAGAAAGTTGCTGCCATGGAGATGCAAATTGCGTCCAAGAAGGAAGATGAACGGTCAGCAGTTAAGGAAACACCCAAGTCTGCAAGGACTGGACATCGTAATGCAAAAAATTCTGGGGAAGAAACAACGTCTCTGAACAGAGACGTTGACATGGAGGATGCCCCTTCGATGCCACCACCGTCTGCGCCTCGCTCTGTTGGTCCAACTCACGCTACACGCAACAGGGAAATCAAGCGACCATTTACAAGAGAAACACAAACTCGGCCAAAACAGGCCCCCACTGTGATTCGAGTTAACACAGGATCTCAACATTCACAGTATCGATTGTCTACTGCACAGCCTGATGTATCAAGTCTCTCTGCGAGCCAAACGCAACAACAACTTACAAGCAAAGCTAGCAAGGCATCACTGCAACTAAAACAATCAACACAAAGTTTGAGAGGCGCGGCTCCTTCCAGCCGAGCCAAGGCGCAAGAAGTGGCTGCCAGGAagaaggaacaagaagaaaaggaaaccCAGAAGAGACGCGACGCCAAGGCTGAGATGGAACGAAAGAAAGCCGCAGCTCAGGAAGAGCAACGAAGGCAAGAACAGCTGAAACGTCAGGAGGCTGAACGCCAAAGaaagcaacaacaacaagaacaGGCCTCATTGCAATCCCAATCCCAGACCAAAGGCAATGCTCAGAGAAAAGCTGCTATAGAAAAGGCGAAGCAGACCAGGGCGCCACCCCCTGCTGTGCGTTCCCAGCCCAACGGTCCACCGGACTCTGCGATGGGCCAGGATAGTCAACCTGCGCGCCCCCAGTCTCGGATGACATCCACTGCAAACTGGGGTCAAGATGAGCTTGGTAGGCCAGTCAATGCAGTCTTATCCAACACGGGCAAAGCCGGTTCGAAAAGAAACTTCGTCCAGGAGaaaggtgatgatggccatgaaAAACGCCCTCAATCCCGCGGGGGCCCATCATATCAAACCAACGATGCTAAGCGACGACGAACCAGTGACGCctttgatgatgaagctgaTGCATCTGGCCAAAAGAACATTATGGGACCCCCTGTTCGACCATCAGCTGGATTCAAGAAGGTACGCAGCCCCTTTGAAACAATTACAGCAATTTTGACTAACATCGAACAGGAGCTACCGTCCAAGACTGTTTTTCAGAGCGGTTACACAAATGCACCACATGGTGCTACCCGCGATCTCTTCAAGGCCACCATAACCGCCCAGCATGCCAACCAGATGAAGGCGTCCCACCCACTAGAAATGGCTCAAATCTCCAAGGGTGCTATTCCGTTTGCCCCTAACCCGAACGCCGCAGGCCCAGCTTATAAGACTCCCGCCCGACCTGGCCCTGCCAATACTGCCAAGTCCGCTGCCAAGTCTGTGACGAGGTCTTCTCCCCGTTTCCAGAATGGTGAAGCGATTGAACTGCCTGAAATTCAAACAGATGACGATagtgaggatgatgaggcaaATGGTGTTGTAGTGGCGCCTTGGGCGGACTCGCCAGATCTTAGAAAAGCCCTGGTTAATCAGGAGACTATGGATCCTTCACTGATTTTTGGACCGCCGCGACCGCTCAACATGGAAGAAGTGTTCAGCAAGAGCAAAGATAGGTGGCACAAATTCCGGGCCAGAACGTCGAGTGCTAACTGGACTGGGGCCGATCGACTAACAGAAGATGACATTAGAAAGGATATGGCAGCCCGAGACAAGCTCAGGCGGGATGGTGGCTGGTCTTATGAGATGAGCAAAGACATGCTTTAAGTTGAGAGTAAAATTGCGTGCtttggaggaagatggcatTTAGAAGGTCAAGGAGAAGGCATAGTTCATGAGAGAGAGGACAGTGTTCGGCGTTTTATGGATTGTTGATTGCATATAGCATTGGGTTGGAATGATCAATGACATGAGGTGAAGAATGATCAAGTCTGCCAGGCTGGCGTTTGATATTGATACTCACGGcattttctcttcttgttaATAAAGCATTAGATGCTGCGTTAACTCTTGTGCTTCGGTCAAAGTACTGTCTCGAGTTGTAGACGCCTCGGCAACATTCGGAGGGCGACTAAACAAGATATGAAGTCAGTTGGCGCTGTTAAACCCTATGCATCTCGAACCCGAATGACCTATTAGCTCCCTTGTTATAAGCCATGATGCACAGCCGTCCCCGGAGCCGTTGCGAAGCGTACATATGGGGAGAATAAACCAGGGGGTCCCGAGACGTCAGCAACACCAATGCCACCGGAGACATGATATTTTCTgaaagtaatattattaaatgATGTTTCTTTTATCTATACGGGATTATATCGATTAAACTGCTTCGAGATTGTGGTTCACGCAGTGGCAAACATTTGTCGCGTTTGTGGTGGCGTTTGTTGACCTTTGAAGAACGGACAACTGGGGTGTCTTTTGGTTCTATATCTTGCTAACTTATTTCCCCCTTGCCTTCCTCTATCTCTTTTTTGCTTTACATTAACTGTAGCCATGAAGCTATTCAATTCATGGTGTTTTTAGACTCGCTTCAAGAATGGGCAGGGGTAGGGAAATTATATCAACCTGATTGGTCAAGTTGCTGACATATTGTGGGGAAAAGGCAGTTGCCACCCATCCACCTTgggaaagaggaaaaaaagtTCTGGAGCCGCGACTCCCTGGTGAAATTCTCCAGAGTCGCGGATCCCGTTTTGAGGTTCTCCATCACTTGCTGCCCTTCCAAACCTTCCCAATCGTGAAAGCCAAGTGTCCTTCGCATCAATAAAATCTGTTTCGTTCTGCGAAGAAGGCTGTCAGTATGCTGAGGCAAGGCTTTCGCCACTGTGCTGGCCTCACCAGCGCCGTTACACGGTCCGCGTTCTTTCACAGCCGGACGGCCATCCCCATTGCACCGAGAGGTGTCGTGTCTTTGGCGCGGACTCCTGCTACCTTCAAGAGCATCGCATACTCTTCGAGATTCTACAGCGCAGAAGCTGCAGCTGTTGAAACCAAGCCCATCGAGGGGACTGTCCCGAGCGACGTTGTCAACTTTGCCGACCTGTCGCAGGCTGGAGTTCATAGAAATCTCCTAGACGCTATTACGAAGGATATGCGATATGAGGCTATGACACCCGTTCAGTCCAAAACTATTAATCCGGCACTAAAGGGAACAGATATGTAAGTACATAAGCTAGCTGTCGGGACTGTTGCTCGCTCCTCTGTACTAATCCGACGCAGTGTTGCCCAGGCCAAGACAGGAACTGGAAAGACCTTGGCTTTCCTTCTGCCGTTGCTCCAGCGTATGATCGAAGAAGACCCAACTCTGGCTACTAGACGTGCCTCGAGAAATGCCCGATCGGATGATATTCGCGGCATTGTTTTATCGCCGACCCGAGAGCTCGCCGAGCAAATTGCAGCCGAAGCTCGTCGTTTGACAAAGTACACTGGCCTTGTCGTCCAGTCGGCAGTTGGAGGCACTCACAAGGGTTCTATGCTGCGCCAGACGCAGCGCCAAGGATGCCATTTGTTGGTCGCTACGCCAGGCCGCCTGAATGATTTGCTGCAGGATCCTCAAAGTGGTATTGAGGCACCAAATTTGGCGGCTCTTGTTCTGGATGAAGCGGACCGCATGCTCGATGTTGGCTTCGAAAAAGAACTTGGGGAGATCACAAGCTGCCTCCCAAGTCGGAACGAAAAAACTCGCCAAACCATGTTGGTTTCGGCTACCATACCGGACGATGTCATTAGACTTGCCCGTACAATGGTTCGAGCCGATGATTTCGAGTTTGTCCAGACCATCTCAGAGAACGAGTCGCTTACCCACGACCGAGTACCACAGCATGTCGTGCCACTGGCTTCATGGAACAATGTTTTCCCCAGCTTGTTTGAACTAATCGACCGAGAATCTGCCAAGGCGGCTGAGGATCGCAGCCTGCCCCcattcaaggccattgtTTATTTCAATACCACCTCCCTCGTTGAAATGGGTGCCGAGCTTGGCTTTCAACGAAGACGAAATGGACTTATGAAAACTCCCACTTTCTCTATACAATCTCAACTCACCCAAAACCAGCGGACAAAGGCTGCTGATATGTTCCGACATGCGAGAAGTGGTGTTTTATTTTCATCTGATGTCACTGCTCGTGGAATGGACTTCCCCAACGTAACACATGTTATCCAAGTTGACACTCCTCGCGATCGTGAGTCGTATATCCATCGACTAGGTCGTACAGCTCGACAAAATAAGGGCGGCGAAggctggcttcttctcccacCAACATCGATGGGTAGCGCAAGGAAGCTCCTGCGCGGTCTCCCTCTGCAGCCGAACAAAACTCTAGAGAGTTTCACCTTTGATGCGGAGGAAGGTGCCGAGAAACTACCCAAGTACCACCAGGAGGCTCAAGATCTCACTCAGTCTCTCCCACGAAAGATGCTCAGTTCCGCTTATACCTCAATCTTTGGGAATTCAACTCAACAACGGGAAGAGCTGGTTGAAGATCTGAATCTGTGGACTACCGTTGGATGGGGCTGGAGCGAGCCGCCACCCGTTTCACATGCATGGGCTCGTAACCAAGGCCTCCTTCATTCTGAATTGAACATCCAGGATAGGGCTACGCGCCAAGATGACCGATCTGGACGCAGGGAAGGCAGGGGGCCTCGTCGCTTCGATGATCATGCATCAGCTGACCCTTTCGCTGACATGGGACGTCGTGTCCGGCGAGATGACAAGGGATTCGGTCGCAGTAACCGCGGTAACTCTCATAGGGGATCAAGAGGCTTCCGGGGGTCCAGAGAGTCCAGAGAGTCTAGGGAATCCTCTTTCTAGGATGACTTGAAGACACAAGTTGCCAATCCGAGACGTTTTCCGGTCTGGGGGCATTCTCCATTCTAGGGAAAAACATTGTACTAATATTTCGAGATGCGCCAGTTATGGCAGGGGTGAATGTAAACTAGAATAGACACCATGTACAACTACGGGCATAACACAGGGTCAAGGGTTACAACACACCAAACGCGGCGTTCAGGAAGTCCAAGTCTCCCCAATGATGAATACTAATTTCTCTTTCGCTTCACACAGGTTGTTTGAAACCTAAATAGAATGAACCTCGTACGGGTCCCATGTACCTATATatctttgttttttcttttgaaATGATGCCAGACCATGTATCTGCAGCCAGAACGCCTCTTCCCTTACCTCTGTGACCGTGCTGTATAGCCTCCATGCACCCGCCATTCACAAACGGTAGTGTGAAACCATGAATGATGCTTGTCCTTTATCTGTCGGAGCTTCTTGAAGCTTCATCTTGGACCCGGGCCCATCAACATATTTGAATCCCACAGCAACACCCTCTCATCCCAACCAA
The DNA window shown above is from Metarhizium brunneum chromosome 1, complete sequence and carries:
- the cut14 gene encoding Structural maintenance of chromosomes protein 2, which encodes MRVIEVIIDGFKSYAVRTVISGWDESFNSITGLNGSGKSNILDAICFVLGITNMSTVRAQNLQDLIYKRGQAGVTKASVTIVFDNRDKKKSPIGFDEYASISVTRQIVLGGTSKYLINGHRAQQQTVQNLFQSVQLNINNPNFLIMQGRITKVLNMKAVEILAMIEEAAGTRMFEDRRDKALKTMGKKELKLQELRELLKDEIEPKLEKLRTEKRAFLDFQQTQNDLERLTRVVVAYDYIKCQEKLKQSAADLEDKKKRHRMLEESATRLRSEISHLEEDVKKVRAQREKEVKKGGKAGALEETVKKHANELVRLATVMDLKNTSLAEEKEKKQMVEKTVLEMETALKDKTAAFDDAKTSYDKARDDLAKQTQEVESKEELLQTLQTGVASKDGQESGYQGQLQDARNRATAAATEQEQAKIKIAHLESRLKEEEPRAEKAKEQNAGLLRDLDGLKGQVNQLEKELGKLGFEPGQEEEMYKQESHLQQTIRGLRQDSDKLKRQVANIDFNYADPVPGFDRSKVKGLVAQLFTLDKEHTRAGTALEICAGGRLYNVVVDSEVTGTQLLQKGKLRKRVTIIPLNKITAFKASAETIATAQNIAPGKVDLALSLVGYDEEVSAAMEYVFGNTLVCADAETAKRVTFDPSVRMRSITLEGDAYDPSGTLSGGSSPNSSGVLVTLQKLNNITRQLKETEQALKELQNKISKEKSKLDQARRIKQELDLKNHEVKLAGDQISGNSSSSIIQEVENMKTSIPEIQNSITEAKSRQAEANADIKRIEKDMKDFDTNKDAKLIELQKSLDKLRANLEKNSAAVKSLQKVHQSAQLDLEQVGADLSAAREQLQEAEVGIKAAQQDVENLSRQRAALKETHDTVQAQLDDERAKLNLFDDELRLSEEAMRSKNARITEEGLEMQKLGHQIERFHKERQAAADNVAHLESEYEWIQDEKDKFGRSGTPYHFQDQNIGECKATLRNLTERSQGMKKKINPKVMNMIDSVEKKEVTLKHMIKTVIRDKRKIEETIVSLDDYKKKALHETWEKVNGDFGQIFSELLPGGSFAKLDPPEGKTISDGLEVKVCLGKVWKQSLTELSGGQRSLVALSLIMALLQFKPAPMYILDEVDAALDLSHTQNIGRLIKTRFKGSQFIVVSLKDGMFQNANRIFRTRFSEGTSMVQALTPADMK
- the pic1 gene encoding Inner centromere protein-related protein pic1 → MAAMRGPRLQVGSAGWITEERNAALQITQSEVDEFSYSARNELDWLNEHMANIFNENEINFAETFKTPAKLRGKTPRTARKANPLETRVPLSEVFSATPNGASSPISRLQSPGVHDDAARGSPSPLRPSPTRVPVFSQKSAMQGTQDSGYFGSQDVVPVNIHMDSDSYDGQDSLQQGAVQTTTIPLKNSPANASTQPSPEKTFQTAREDQTARVSADTSKKSIPKAQLNLHRESEYEDDVSPERQLSLEAKQGAHYPDDDARSASDGSSPIRPIVRKSSLNFASLPAREPLAAGKSNGARASRTSHLDHIRTSYYNRTTGGKSLGGNLTKPDRDENQENEMEVDDELPSHPITNQDNKTYTQRLQDQINMLGQSQAKNVQTQPQSKAPALKAVSPIPLNTLQSTPGAFPEDDDDDWIEPPATLAAANEERPSLPKSHSADVMEGIQGKKTIGETDFVMSDDDNAEVDKQFARPGKGNGAKHTYGHGKSASVPVVPNMRPAMEDTHYLKKVVSVSNPSLLTVAEAGSLGTFKSPSRALRESPLKQVKNKLSSILKSSRGLLASSAAISAEGKSLMSPTSTRLGLHSFMSSESVVSQQGTGSQASQSAPANQDASPTRLTRRTRASVEKEKEEKRREKEAKRMEEQNEKLEKARQKEREKARVFSKEQEKVAAMEMQIASKKEDERSAVKETPKSARTGHRNAKNSGEETTSLNRDVDMEDAPSMPPPSAPRSVGPTHATRNREIKRPFTRETQTRPKQAPTVIRVNTGSQHSQYRLSTAQPDVSSLSASQTQQQLTSKASKASLQLKQSTQSLRGAAPSSRAKAQEVAARKKEQEEKETQKRRDAKAEMERKKAAAQEEQRRQEQLKRQEAERQRKQQQQEQASLQSQSQTKGNAQRKAAIEKAKQTRAPPPAVRSQPNGPPDSAMGQDSQPARPQSRMTSTANWGQDELGRPVNAVLSNTGKAGSKRNFVQEKGDDGHEKRPQSRGGPSYQTNDAKRRRTSDAFDDEADASGQKNIMGPPVRPSAGFKKELPSKTVFQSGYTNAPHGATRDLFKATITAQHANQMKASHPLEMAQISKGAIPFAPNPNAAGPAYKTPARPGPANTAKSAAKSVTRSSPRFQNGEAIELPEIQTDDDSEDDEANGVVVAPWADSPDLRKALVNQETMDPSLIFGPPRPLNMEEVFSKSKDRWHKFRARTSSANWTGADRLTEDDIRKDMAARDKLRRDGGWSYEMSKDML
- the cyt-19 gene encoding ATP-dependent RNA helicase cyt-19, which translates into the protein MLRQGFRHCAGLTSAVTRSAFFHSRTAIPIAPRGVVSLARTPATFKSIAYSSRFYSAEAAAVETKPIEGTVPSDVVNFADLSQAGVHRNLLDAITKDMRYEAMTPVQSKTINPALKGTDIVAQAKTGTGKTLAFLLPLLQRMIEEDPTLATRRASRNARSDDIRGIVLSPTRELAEQIAAEARRLTKYTGLVVQSAVGGTHKGSMLRQTQRQGCHLLVATPGRLNDLLQDPQSGIEAPNLAALVLDEADRMLDVGFEKELGEITSCLPSRNEKTRQTMLVSATIPDDVIRLARTMVRADDFEFVQTISENESLTHDRVPQHVVPLASWNNVFPSLFELIDRESAKAAEDRSLPPFKAIVYFNTTSLVEMGAELGFQRRRNGLMKTPTFSIQSQLTQNQRTKAADMFRHARSGVLFSSDVTARGMDFPNVTHVIQVDTPRDRESYIHRLGRTARQNKGGEGWLLLPPTSMGSARKLLRGLPLQPNKTLESFTFDAEEGAEKLPKYHQEAQDLTQSLPRKMLSSAYTSIFGNSTQQREELVEDLNLWTTVGWGWSEPPPVSHAWARNQGLLHSELNIQDRATRQDDRSGRREGRGPRRFDDHASADPFADMGRRVRRDDKGFGRSNRGNSHRGSRGFRGSRESRESRESSF